The genomic region ACCTATAATACTCAGAACATATTAAATCTCATTATATTTGCGAATGTTCAGATCTGTGTAAATACCATGGTATTACTTGTTAAAAAAACACTGGtgtttaaacattaagcatgaacaatgtgaaatataataaatattcagTTTTCATACATGTTACAAATAGGgctatcattaaataaaatagttaaatggAAAAACGaagatatgtttttttaaacacctgTTTTTACCACCCTACGAAGGATTGTTCAATGACATCGCAACTTAATATTGGATTTACCATGTTGAAATTATCAACTAGTCCTAAATGTTGGACAAAATCCAAATATGGCTTGAGACAAAAAAATATCAGAGACAAAAGGAAAacttaaaacattgaaaatatcgTCTGCAACTGATAAGAGATGTCAGAAAACTGTTTCAAAAGCTGGTCAAGGGCATATTGTGATTCTAATTCGTATTCAAATACATTGACTGTTACATATACTGCCCACACATGTCTAGTAATCAATGACGTATGAGATCTTTTGAAATATAAACTATTTGTTAATGTCATTTGTGATTTAGCTCCAACAGAGGATATCATGTAAATACTCTACGAGTACCTAAACACGGTTTATTATTAAAGACTTGTCCGTTTAAAGTTGTTTTACACGAGCTGATTTAATGTAAATGAAGTAATATGAGTGTTTCTAATCTAAAAGATGTTTGtgcactttttaaaataatttaaagcaaACGAATGCTTTTAAATAGGCGATGTTAAATTTGATATATATCAACTCTCATATTCTCATATTTTCCTTTTTAAGGCTTTTCACATTCGTGTGCTGTTTGCTGGTGACCAGGTCCTTGGGGTAAAAtcagaatttctttttttttgcttataaatTATAAACGGCTGTCTTGTTTAAAAGTTATGCATTCTTATTaaacttcaatattttcttaGTATTGATCATGATTacattattgttgttttatacGTTTACGCATAAAATATGTGATATGGGTGGTTTTTACAGCCTGCCGGAAAACTTTCAAATATTAGCCGATTTCATATTTGATGTTGTGGACGTTAATCCAAAAGATGGCATAATTACCGAGAGCGAATGGGACATCTTCTACTCAGCCGCTGATTCAAACAGTACTTGCgttcagtatttatttaaattgtaatatatcgaCTATAACCTATATAACTCATAAGTTCTGAATCAATGTCTGATGAGCTTTAATATATCATTCGGCACTAAGTTGGAAATTTGGCATCCGTTTGTTAAAGGTAGTTACAACAAATTACATGAATTTGAGTGCACATTAGTGTGTAACTTGTATATTCAGCATACAAATTAAGCGTTTGTGCTACTAGAAATGCTATTTTCGCAGATGACCAGTGTCTATCGAAGGCCGAGTACCAACACCAAAGTCCGGTGATAACCGCGGCAGAGACGGCCCATTTGTATTCCATATATGATCATGACCATAATGGATGCATCGACCTTGAAGACTTAAAGGCCGAATACTATATTATGGACCAAATGGGTATGATTGTCGAACACGCACACCAATCATTTTATTTATCATGTATTAATAAAGACAATCTCATACCTAGGAGCAGAACAAGTAAAAATGAAGCAATATCTTTGGCATATACATTCTAGCGTTACATGAAATCCGCCATATAGTTGGTGATAGTATTATTGTTCAAACACTAGCAATATTATATATCTATTGTTTTTAAGGAAATGAAAATAAGCTTAACATTCTAGAGTTAAATTAACTCCCGCTATACACGTTGGTAATAAAAGTACTATTCTTGCAACACTATtagtgtttaattattttattcataatattttaaactaaacatgtttCCGTTGTTTCAAAGATGATGGACAAGTAGTAAAAGCCGAGTTCGAGCAGTACTACATCAATCTTCTCAACTTTGTCGTTGGAAACATAATCACGTCAAGAGTCACCAGTCCATATGGAAAAACAACGTCATCAGCAAACACGTGCATACTATATTAAAATTTGTTTGACGAACattgttattgtcccctaccggtgaaaccggaggggacttacggtttgcgctctgtttgtctgtctgtcagtctgtccgtcacacttttctggatcctgcgataactttaaaagttcttcatatttgttcatgaaacttgaagcatggatagatggcaatatggagattacgcacgtcatttcattttgttcctacgtcaagaattctggttgctatggcaacaaaaaaaaactgacaatggtggagttttaccggtaggggatcATATTGcgtggcaatctcttgttatttattttatcaaaaattatAACGAATTAAGATTTTCTTTGATGCATTTgattacataatatattttgtaaacctGTATTATAATTAAACGTTATAGCCTTCCTGGAAACTTTCAAGCATTGGCCGATTTCATTTTCGGTGTGTTGGACGTCACCCCTAAAAACGACGTGGTTACAGAGAGTGAATGGGACGTCTTCTATGGATCGATTGATTCAAATCGTACGCGCATTTAATAATAAGTTTAACGAAAATTGTATATGCCTTTCAATGTCACTTTAAAAGACGTCTGcaaaatgttgtgtttattaGAACAAACTTAATCTGGGTTTGTGCTTACTGCATAGTTAATTCTTCTCCACAGAAAATTCAAGTGGCACAGTCTTTACATACTGACTTTTTAAGATGACCAGTGCCTATCGAAGGCCGAGTACCAACACCAAAGTCCGGCAATAACCGCGGCAGAGACGGCCCAGTTGTATTCCATATATGATCATGACCATAATGGATGCATCGACCTTGAAGACTTGAAGGCCGAATACCATATCATGGACCAAAGGGGTAAGAAAAGTTTAACAGTCATTCCACCCTATGTAATTGTTGTTCAAGAATTCATTATTTTTTTGCTTGCTATATTTGCGCCAAATACAATAGCAGTACACAAAAGGACGATCTGCTATTggttgaaaaatgtatgttagtTTTACTAAGTGAATTCTGCAATCATGAATATCATCGATGCAAATAGTTATGCCTTTTCTTTGGAAACACTTCACAATTTAAAATGGCTTCAGcatgtgtattttatgtatttaatgcATATAAACGACTTTAACTGCAttgcctgttgttgttttttatcttgTAGGTGACGGTCGAGTTGTAAAATCCGAGTTTGAGCTCTACTACGTCAAGCTTCTGAATTCTATACTTGACAACAACACCGGCCCGGTCAGTTAAACTGCACCCACTATGTAATCACCAGACAAGAGGATGCAATAAGTGTAACTTTGATGAagaattaaatttttaaaaagaGAATGAATCAGTTCATTTTTTGTAGTCGGTTTgattatatttaaatgcattcgTAAAATATGGTAAAACACTTGGAACGTGTTTAATCAGCGCCTGCTTTCAGCAAGGGATGACTCGaaagaataattatttttaattcctATACAGTTCATTGGGAAAAAGGCATAAGATAGCTCATCTGATCGTTTTAAAGCATAATGGCTTTTCGAAATCGCATTGCATGTAAATACAACATTGGAACATTACTACTGACAGttatgttgttgattttacagCGGTAAACAAATTATGGTATTTGGTCGACAATCAGTCAATCAACATTTCGTTAAATATATACGATGCTGTTTAAGTTGAGAAATTGTTGGAACATGTGTTGAAACATTTGAAGCAAAACAATAAGTCACGTCCATGAATTCAAGGCATAGTGTTGTCACTATCATATAGCATACATCCTTTACGCTTTCAAAAGCGCTCTAAGTACGTATAATTTTgataacaaatatgtttttaagttTAATATCTCTGATTATAGTAAAAATATTAGCCT from Dreissena polymorpha isolate Duluth1 chromosome 5, UMN_Dpol_1.0, whole genome shotgun sequence harbors:
- the LOC127880829 gene encoding uncharacterized protein LOC127880829 isoform X2 → MLFTFVCCLLVTRSLGLPENFQILADFIFDVVDVNPKDGIITESEWDIFYSAADSNNDQCLSKAEYQHQSPVITAAETAHLYSIYDHDHNGCIDLEDLKAEYYIMDQMDDGQVVKAEFEQYYINLLNFVVGNIITSRVTSPYGKTTSSANTLPGNFQALADFIFGVLDVTPKNDVVTESEWDVFYGSIDSNHDQCLSKAEYQHQSPAITAAETAQLYSIYDHDHNGCIDLEDLKAEYHIMDQRGDGRVVKSEFELYYVKLLNSILDNNTGPVS
- the LOC127880829 gene encoding uncharacterized protein LOC127880829 isoform X1; the encoded protein is MKLFTFVCCLLVTRSLGLPENFQILADFIFDVVDVNPKDGIITESEWDIFYSAADSNNDQCLSKAEYQHQSPVITAAETAHLYSIYDHDHNGCIDLEDLKAEYYIMDQMDDGQVVKAEFEQYYINLLNFVVGNIITSRVTSPYGKTTSSANTLPGNFQALADFIFGVLDVTPKNDVVTESEWDVFYGSIDSNHDQCLSKAEYQHQSPAITAAETAQLYSIYDHDHNGCIDLEDLKAEYHIMDQRGDGRVVKSEFELYYVKLLNSILDNNTGPVS